From a single Oreochromis niloticus isolate F11D_XX linkage group LG3, O_niloticus_UMD_NMBU, whole genome shotgun sequence genomic region:
- the LOC109196748 gene encoding uncharacterized protein LOC109196748: MEQEGCDTEAVEQQEAFEEQESLQEPCTSKAPKEGSLRKSQRVKKFTERGQALHDEKVNKLQARFKVSYERWKVVAKQGKKALEEPVSAKLKELIDRVEHTSAEVKQVYDELRNHETPDADTRRRVDTCDAVSQKMIRLTQEKLAAEEDEELSGRLVHWSDVGSAFNSATSQRSKSSNSRQSRCSSKLSVKRQEAAAELAATEATLKIMEEMESERKALEILEAENAEKQKALEQKRRELERLETVKKMNAAKARLKVYNEEGISDEEISDLLHERSKRRNVTSKPMSQFAHSQLNANAMPFDMPQAITRSQPRESKHEDSTTTLAQALAESIHISRLPVPEPTVFNGDPLKYKDWKLSFQMLIDRKNIPVNEKIYYLHKYVGGPARKAVESYFLLGTERAYYSAWNTLEERYGSSFVITKAFRDKLTSWPRIGNKDSVELREFSDFLRGCEAAMLQVKGLEVLNDCNENQRMLSKLPDWLSARWNRKVIEIEEQDGSFPTFSHFVDFIAREAKIACNPVTSLHALKAGDSEKTKSSKTRSVGAKVLVSAAEETSNTKKCVFCENSNHSIHTCRKFMDKVLSERVKFVQTKGLCFGCLGFGHQSKKCEKRKMCDTCKGKHPTCLHEERDKSSRTRKEKESVKEPQIKEMEDSKESRETKPKEAPSEAISNRVIQSDRSNLTSTIIPVWLSTTSNPEHEILLYALLDSQSDTTFVLKEKADALDAEKKCVQLKLSTMSSKDTLVPSQRLSGLQVRGFYSSRRIPLPVTYTREFIPANLSHIPTQRTARAWPHLEHLAEEIAPLIECEVGLLIGYNCSQVLVPREVVAGKDNEPFAQRTDLGWTIVGGTNPCVDYGDAIGCSHKIIVKEVTPNQSAEQLVKEVQYICRTQVKEVVTSADVIKVLESDFNERKVEDSHFSQEDLRFISIMEEGVKMKADGHCELPLPFKEDRPSLANNRSCAEHRLKSLKRRFEKDNQYHKDYTEFMKETIERGDAERVPSVDLDKSPAWYIPHHGVYHPQKPGKIRVVFDCSAKYEGVSLNDYLLTGPELTNSLVGVLCRFRKGPVAVMCDIERMFHQFRVREEDQDYFRFLWWDNGDFNSTPSVYRMRVHLFGAASSPACANFGLKYIAAQGQGKFSEATIRFIERNFYVDDGLISFHSEEEAIRLVKEAKELCRTGGLRLHKFVSNSKQVLNSLPEEDCAETVRKDLSLGEQQIERALGVKWCIDSDHFQFRVVVNEQPLSRRGVLSTVASIYDPLGFVAPFVLLGKQILQQMCREKADWDEPLTSDLKSRWESWLLDLKNLADVKIDRCYVPRDFQTVQKYELHHFSDASVSGYGVCTYLRAVSEAGQVHCSLVFAKSRVAPTKVTTVPRLELSAAVVAVRISDMLKAELELEDAQEFFWADSQVVLGYINNDARRFHVFVANRIQRIKESTQPMQWKFVASDLNPADHASRGLKAKDLITSNWFSGPSFLWQEKLPHGEVEVGKLDAEDPEVRKAGVLHTTTETDSLAERFLKFSSWSRLVKAMARLLRFVKEFKGLERRSNKATNLEERKEAELKIISIVQRSVFCKEIKALRTRKDLPKDRTNRLYRLDPFLDEKGVLRVC; the protein is encoded by the coding sequence ATGGAGCAAGAAGGCTGTGACACTGAAGCTGTGGAGCAGCAAGAAGCTTTTGAAGAGCAAGAAAGTTTGCAAGAACCATGCACAAGTAAAGCTCCTAAAGAAGGAAGTTTGAGGAAAAGTCAAAGAGTTAAGAAGTTCACTGAAAGGGGCCAAGCACTACATGATGAAAAGGTGAACAAGCTTCAAGCTCGCTTTAAAGTCAGTTATGAAAGGTGGAAAGTTGTGGCAAAACAAGGCAAAAAAGCACTTGAAGAACCTGTTAGTGCAAAACTTAAAGAGCTTATTGACCGAGTTGAACATACCTCGGCAGAAGTGAAACAAGTTTATGATGAACTGCGCAATCATGAAACTCCTGATGCAGACACTCGCCGCAGAGTGGACACCTGTGATGCTGTTTCTCAGAAGATGATAAGGCTAACTCAAGAAAAATtagcagcagaagaagacgaagaactTTCTGGGAGATTAGTTCACTGGAGTGATGTAGGATCAGCATTCAATTCTGCAACCTCGCAAAGATCTAAGAGTTCAAATAGCAGGCAATCAAGATGCTCAAGTAAGTTGTCTGTAAAGAGGCAAGAAGCAGCTGCAGAGCTTGCGGCTACTGAAGCAACTCTGAAGATTATGGAGGAAATGGAAAGTGAAAGAAAGGCACTTGAAATCCTTGAAGCAGAGAATGCTGAGAAACAGAAGGCCTTAGAGCAAAAGCGAAGAGAGCTTGAAAGGCTAgaaacagtaaagaaaatgaatgCTGCTAAAGCACGTCTGAAAGTGTACAATGAAGAAGGAATCTCAGATGAAGAAATATCAGACCTTCTGCACGAAAGGAGTAAACGGAGAAATGTCACATCCAAACCGATGAGTCAGTTTGCACATTCGCAACTTAATGCAAATGCAATGCCGTTTGATATGCCACAAGCCATCACAAGGTCACAACCAAGAGAAAGCAAACATGAAGATAGTACCACAACATTGGCCCAAGCTCTAGCTGAGTCCATTCACATAAGTCGCCTACCAGTACCAGAACCTACAGTCTTCAACGGAGATCCTCTCAAGTACAAGGATTGGAAATTGTCGTTTCAAATGCTGATAGACAGAAAGAACATCCCAGTGAATGAAAAGATTTACTATCTTCACAAGTATGTTGGAGGACCGGCGAGAAAGGCTGTTGAGAGTTATTTTCTGTTGGGAACCGAGCGTGCTTATTACTCAGCATGGAACACTTTGGAGGAAAGATATGGAAGTTCATTTGTAATCACCAAAGCTTTCAGAGATAAGTTGACATCATGGCCAAGGATTGGTAACAAGGATAGCGTTGAACTTCGCGAATTTTCAGATTTTCTCAGAGGATGTGAAGCAGCCATGCTTCAGGTTAAAGGTCTTGAAGTTTTGAACGACTGCAATGAGAATCAGAGAATGCTAAGCAAGCTACCTGATTGGTTGTCAGCGAGATGGAATCGAAAGGTCATTGAAATTGAAGAGCAAGATGGTTCTTTCCCAACATTTAGCCACTTTGTTGACTTCATTGCGAGAGAGGCCAAGATTGCGTGCAATCCTGTAACATCACTTCATGCACTCAAAGCAGGTGACTCAGAGAAAACGAAATCTTCCAAGACAAGAAGTGTTGGAGCAAAGGTGCTAGTGAGTGCAGCAGAAGAGACGtccaacacaaaaaaatgtgtgttttgtgaaaactcaaatcatagcattcacACATGTAGGAAGTTTATGGACAAGGTCTTGAGTGAAAGAGTCAAGTTTGTGCAAACCAAGGGATTGTGCTTTGGATGTCTAGGCTTTGGACACCAATcaaagaaatgtgaaaagagAAAGATGTGTGACACATGTAAAGGGAAACACCCGACATGTTTGCATGAAGAACGAGACAAATCCTCAAGGAcaaggaaagagaaagaaagtgtCAAGGAACCACAAATAAAAGAGATGGAAGACAGTAAAGAGAGTAGAGAAACCAAACCCAAGGAAGCACCAAGTGAAGCAATATCAAACCGTGTGATTCAAAGTGACAGAAGTAATCTCACATCTACGATCATTCCAGTTTGGTTATCTACAACAAGCAATCCTGAACATGAGATTCTTCTCTATGCTCTTCTTGACAGCCAAAGTGACACGACATTCGTCTTGAAAGAAAAGGCAGATGCTCTGGATGCAGAGAAGAAATGTGTGCAGTTAAAGCTCTCGACAATGTCTTCTAAAGATACTTTAGTACCAAGTCAAAGGTTGTCTGGATTACAGGTCAGAGGTTTCTATTCTTCAAGGAGAATTCCTCTTCCTGTGACATACACAAGAGAGTTTATTCCTGCGAATTTGAGTCATATTCCCACACAAAGGACAGCAAGAGCGTGGCCACACTTAGAGCACCTGGCTGAAGAAATTGCTCCACTGATTGAATGTGAAGTAGGCCTGCTCATTGGTTACAATTGCTCACAAGTGTTGGTACCCAGAGAAGTTGTGGCAGGAAAAGATAATGAACCTTTTGCCCAAAGAACAGACCTTGGCTGGACAATAGTTGGAGGAACTAATCCATGTGTTGACTATGGGGATGCCATAGGATGTAGCCACAAAATCATTGTCAAGGAAGTGACACCCAATCAGTCAGCTGAGCAGTTGGtcaaagaagtgcaatacaTCTGTCGCACACAAGTCAAAGAGGTGGTCACATCAGCAGATGTAATTAAAGTGCTCGAGTCCGACTTCAATGAAAGAAAGGTGGAAGACTCACACTTCTCACAAGAAGATTTAAGGTTCATCTCCATAATGGAAGAAGGAGTGAAGATGAAAGCAGATGGACACTGTGAGTTACCTTTGCCATTTAAGGAAGACAGACCAAGTCTGGCAAACAACCGGAGCTGTGCAGAACACAGACTCAAATCTTTGAAGAGGAGATTTGAGAAGGACAACCAATACCACAAAGACTACACAGAGTTCATGAAAGAGACTATAGAGCGTGGTGATGCAGAAAGAGTTCCCTCTGTAGACCTGGACAAAAGCCCTGCCTGGTACATTCCACACCATGGAGTGTATCATCCACAAAAGCCTGGCAAAATAAGAGTGGTGTTTGATTGTTCAGCGAAGTACGAAGGAGTGTCCTTGAACGACTACCTGCTTACAGGGCCAGAGTTAACCAACTCTCTGGTGGGGGTCCTGTGTCGATTTCGGAAAGGTCCAGTTGCAGTGATGTGCGACATTGAGCGCATGTTTCATCAATTCAGAGTCAGAGAAGAAGATCAAGATTACTTTCGCTTCTTGTGGTGGGACAATGGAGACTTCAACTCTACTCCATCTGTCTATCGCATGCGCGTACACCTGTTTGGAGCTGCTTCTTCCCCTGCCTGTGCGAACTTTGGTCTCAAGTATATTGCTGCACAAGGTCAAGGCAAGTTCAGTGAAGCTACCATAAGGTTCATTGAGCGAAATTTTTATGTGGACGATGGTCTTATCAGTTTCCACTCAGAAGAAGAGGCAATTCGTTTGGTGAAGGAAGCCAAGGAGCTTTGCAGAACAGGAGGCTTGCGACTTCACAAGTTCGTTTCAAACAGTAAGCAAGTGCTTAATTCGCTGCCGGAAGAAGATTGTGCAGAAACAGTAAGGAAAGACTTGTCACTGGGCGAGCAACAAATTGAAAGAGCCCTAGGTGTCAAATGGTGCATCGACTCGGATCATTTCCAGTTTCGAGTAGTTGTGAACGAGCAGCCACTTTCCAGAAGAGGAGTGTTGTCCACGGTAGCCTCTATTTACGATCCACTTGGCTTTGTGGCACCTTTTGTTCTACTTGGGAAGCAGATACTACAGCAGATGTGTCGTGAGAAAGCAGATTGGGACGAACCACTCACAAGCGATCTGAAGTCACGGTGGGAGTCCTGGTTGTTGGATCTAAAAAATCTAGCAGATGTCAAAATTGACAGATGTTACGTGCCAAGAGATTTTCAAACAGTTCAGAAGTACGAGCTTCACCATTTCTCAGACGCAAGTGTTTCAGGGTATGGTGTTTGTACGTACCTGAGAGCTGTCAGTGAAGCAGGACAAGTCCACTGCTCTCTTGTCTTTGCTAAGTCCAGAGTAGCACCCACAAAGGTTACTACGGTGCCAAGATTGGAGCTGTCTGCAGCAGTTGTAGCAGTGCGGATTAGTGACATGCTCAAAGCAGAGTTGGAGCTAGAAGATGCTCAAGAATTCTTCTGGGCAGATTCTCAAGTTGTCTTGGGATATATCAACAACGATGCAAGACGTTTCCATGTTTTCGTTGCAAATCGCATTCAGCGTATTAAGGAAAGCACTCAACCGATGCAATGGAAGTTTGTGgcatcagatctcaatccagctGACCATGCGTCGCGCGGACTGAAGGCCAAAGACCTTATTACCTCCAACTGGTTTAGCGGTCCAAGTTTTCTTTGGCAAGAGAAACTTCCCCACGGAGAAGTCGAGGTGGGAAAACTTGATGCAGAGGATCCAGAAGTACGCAAAGCTGGTGTACTCCATACAACTACGGAAACAGATTCTTTGGCAGAACGTTTTCTGAAATTCTCCAGTTGGTCAAGGTTGGTCAAAGCTATGGCAAGACTTCTCAGATTTGTGAAAGAGTTTAAGGGCTTGGAAAGGAGAAGCAATAAAGCCACTAACCTTGAAGAAAGGAAAGAAGCCGAGCTTAAAATCATATCCATTGTACAAAGATCAGTCTTCTGCAAGGAAATCAAAGCACTTCGAACGCGAAAGGATCTACCCAAGGACAGAACAAATAGACTCTATCGACTCGATCCCTTCCTGGATGAGAAGGGTGTTCTTAGAGTgtgttaa